The Hymenobacter sp. DG25A nucleotide sequence TTACGTGCGTGACTACCCCGCGCACGGTAAAGCTCATGTCGCCGGTTATCTCCACGTTTTGGTAGTGGGCATTGGCGGGCTCCAGCCACAGGCGCGGGCCCTGCTGCCGCAGGCGCTTAATGGTGTACTCGCCTTCTACCACGGCTACTACCACGTGTCCGTCGCGGGGCGTGAGGGCGCGGTCAATAGCAATCAGGTCGCCGTCGTGGATGCCGGCTTCCAGCATGGAGTTGCCGCGCACGCGGGCCAGATAAGTGGCCGCCGGGTGCCGGAACAGGTGGCGGTTGAGGTCGAGGGGCGGGTCGAGGTGGTCGTCGGCGGGAGAAGGGAAGCCCGCCGAAAGCGTGCTGCCGATGACTGGCAGCGGTAGCGGCCAGGGCTCATCGGGCAAACGGTATAGATGCAGCAGACTCATGCCGGGGTGGATTATTACTTGACGGCTGCTATTTACTAATTAATTTAGCAAATCCAGCTACTCCCCGATTTCGTATGTAACGATTTATCAATTATCCATGCAATGCCAAAATTTTATAAGTTCTATTAAAACAATATTAAAAGCTGTATTTAACCAGAAAAATCATATAAAAATTTAGGCTAAACTTTTTAGTTAGATCAAATATCTGTATCTTTGGATATGTCGAAAGTCAAGCTCCCCGTTCCGCTTCCGGTCCAGCAGTTTGCCCGCTGCGTAGATGCCACTCGTCGCCCGGCTAATTATGTGGGCGAGTGGCCCGAGGATGGCCGGGTATACCCGGTTCGTACCTTACCCAATGCCCGCACCGGCAAGCCCCAGGTGCATATCCTAGGGTTTTACGTAGAAGCCCCATATGGTGCTTTTGCCGCCCGGCGCTTTGAGCCCGTGGCGGATGTGTGGCTGAACTAACCGGTTAGTCGTTTTCGTCAACCCTTTATTCCCGGCTGTGGCCTGCTTTAACCGGCAGCAACAGCCGGGCTTTTTCTTGCCCGGCTGGCTTCAACCTTTACCGCTGGCGCTAGCGGCCGTACTGGAAGAAAATGCCGGTGTCGGCGGGGGTCCAGAGGCTGGCTTTCTGCCCGCTGGCTTTCAGAGCGTCGTTGGCCCAGGTGTTGCAGGTATAGAACAGGTTGTAGGTGCGGCGGGCGTCGTAGAAGGTATCGTTCCGACCGTAGTTGTGGCCCGCAATGTGCTGCACCCGCCCGGCCGCGTCATAGGAAAAGCTGTCTTTGATAAAGGCAATCAGACGGCTGTATTCGGCCGGGGTCAGGTAAATTTTAACGCACTTTTTGTTTTCCGTGGGCTCGTGGTAATAGGTAGTGTGCATGGCGGCCGTGCCCAGCCAGAACATGGCTTTGAAAGCGGTGCTGAATTTGAGTTCG carries:
- a CDS encoding LexA family protein; the encoded protein is MSLLHLYRLPDEPWPLPLPVIGSTLSAGFPSPADDHLDPPLDLNRHLFRHPAATYLARVRGNSMLEAGIHDGDLIAIDRALTPRDGHVVVAVVEGEYTIKRLRQQGPRLWLEPANAHYQNVEITGDMSFTVRGVVTHVIHALPPTC
- a CDS encoding TIGR02117 family protein: MQNTLKTVGKGATYAVGGIFGALAVYLVGSAALSMVPVGQRSQPTEGAIEAYILSNGVHTDIVVPVRTAQIDWSELLPYADTPAADTTMNYLGFGWGDKGFYLDTPTWAELKFSTAFKAMFWLGTAAMHTTYYHEPTENKKCVKIYLTPAEYSRLIAFIKDSFSYDAAGRVQHIAGHNYGRNDTFYDARRTYNLFYTCNTWANDALKASGQKASLWTPADTGIFFQYGR